A stretch of the Denticeps clupeoides chromosome 6, fDenClu1.1, whole genome shotgun sequence genome encodes the following:
- the prdm15 gene encoding PR domain zinc finger protein 15 isoform X4, whose translation MMEQAPEEFVWCEDCGQYHNSECPELGPVVTVKDSFVLSRARSSLPDSLEIRSVHEGAEGVFVLQKLVKRTRFGPFEAKRVQHVEKEGPFPLKIFKKDGVIDCFDVSNEDDCNWMMLVRPAMDHTHQNLTAYQQDDEVFFNTSQDVLPGTELRVWYGAFYAKKMEKPVLKPPVAPVPPVDTLPESLPSCVKSVGLQGKVGATSLHVREVTNTDRLLTQLQEVKAVAPLTTSMPDPEMETLALPNCAIPVNSRATEIKRKPGRGRKLKVHKMPEIIKVPAESTHTVPQDMELDGLDNHDLVIGPDDLDFKMGRMTGLMTSGNRLGVRKRYLRQTGDHKRVYQCSLCNKVFQNSSNLNRHVRSHGDKLFKCDECDKMFSRKESLKQHISYKHSKNEADGEYRYKCATCEKSFRVENALKFHNCRTDDKTFQCEICSRFFSTNSNLSKHKKKHGEKLYACEICNKMFYRKDVMQDHQRRHIIGAKSLKREEIEANGEEGTKYRKEPSACPICGKVFSCRSNMNKHLLTHGDKKYTCEICGRKFFRVDVLRDHIHVHFKDIALMDEQERVDFIKKIGISVDDSDDNSEDEDGKDPEYHKYSCKKCQVSFGKGRDYLKHIMDIHKERGHGCVICNRRFALKATYNAHLVIHREQLVDPAVQRYIHPCEMCGRIFNSIGNLERHKIIHTGVKSHSCNQCGKSFARKDMLKEHLRVHDNIRDFLCAECGKGMKTKHALRHHMKLHKGIKEYECKECNRKFAQKVNMLKHYKRHTGVKDFMCELCGKTFSERNTMETHKLIHTVGKTWSCEVCDKKYVTEYMLQKHKQLTHEKVEAQSCHMCGTKVSTRASMNRHLRRKHPEVVTVRIDDFEDFQGTSTIDASTINIVQAPLSLEKTGEKPPRTLHPAKKKKQQPPPPPPEDSEMGSDTDEYSDYSKGSEFTTNVGDETSSAVQSIQQVVVLAEPSSSSDPSPAGSVGLSSLTVTPITGPASAQFTSLQPVAVGHLTPSERPLTLDSSILTVTFDTVSGTTMLHNRPSELPAESVGSSATPTAAATATTHAVTHFINLTTFVNPIAHQLEQPTLTWRSVASAEGNHVNPTLDSTQQDVQGGLSQGSVEATPTTVQQQPPSEQTQEIQVQAAGTPQPPPARPQQMFTY comes from the exons ATGATGGAACAGGCTCCAGAGGAGTTTGTCT GGTGCGAGGACTGTGGCCAATACCATAATTCGGAGTGTCCCGAATTGGGCCCTGTGGTCACCGTCAAGGACTCGTTTGTCCTGAGCCGTGCCCG CTCATCCCTTCCAGACAGTCTGGAGATCAGATCGGTTCATGAAGGGGCTGAGGGGGTGTTCGTCCTTCAGAAGCTGGTGAAACGCACACGATTTGGTCCCTTCGAGGCGAAGAGGGTGCAGCATGTGGAAAAAGAAGGACCATTTCCTCTAAAA ATCTTCAAGAAAGATGGGGTGATAGATTGTTTTGATGTTTCTAATGAAGACGACTGTAACTGGATGATGTTGGTCCGACCTGCCATGGACCACACGCATCAAAACCTGACTGCTTACCAGCAAGACGATGAGGTCTTCTTCAACACTTCCCAG GATGTTCTCCCAGGAACAGAGCTGAGGGTCTGGTATGGTGCTTTCTATGCCAAGAAGATGGAAAAACCTGTCCTCAAACCTCCTGTTGCTCCAGTGCCTCCAGTAGACACGCTTCCAG AATCACTGCCATCTTGTGTTAAGTCTGTGGGGCTTCAGGGGAAGGTGGGAGCCACAAGTCTCCACGTGCGTGAAGTTACCAACACAG ACCGGCTGCTAACCCAGCTTCAGGAAGTGAAGGCAGTAGCTCCACTCACCACCTCCATGCCAGATCCAGAGATGGAGACCCTGGCCTTGCCTAACTGTGCCATTCCTGTTAATAGCCGTGCGACCGAAATAAAAAGGAAGCCTGGCAGAGGACGAAAGCTTAAGGTGCATAAAATGCCAGAAATAATCAAAG TGCCAGCAGAGTCCACTCACACAGTCCCTCAAGACATGGAACTTGATGGGCTAGATAACCATGACCTTGTGATTGGTCCAGATGACCTGGATTTCAAAATGGGGCGGATGACAGGGCTTATGACCTCTGGAAA CAGATTGGGGGTGAGGAAGCGTTATCTGAGGCAGACTGGAGACCATAAGCGCGTCTATCAGTGCAGCCTCTGCAACAAGGTGTTCCAGAACAGCAGTAACCTGAATCGCCACGTCCGCTCCCACG GTGATAAGCTGTTTAAGTGTGACGAGTGTGATAAGATGTTTAGTCGTAAAGAGAGTCTAAAGCAGCACATCTCCTATAAACACAGCAAAAATGag GCTGATGGGGAGTACAGGTATAAGTGTGCAACGTGTGAGAAGTCTTTCCGTGTTGAAAACGCCTTAAAATTCCACAACTGCAGAACAG ACGACAAGACGTTCCAGTGTGAGATCTGCTCGCGTTTCTTCTCCACCAACAGCAACCTGTCTAAGCACAAGAAGAAGCATGGCGAGAAGCTCTATGCCTGTGAGATCTGCAACAAAATGTTCTATAGGAAAGATGTCATGCAGGACCACCAGAGACGCCATATCATAG GCGCCAAGAGCTTGAAGAGAGAGGAGATAGAGGCCAATGGTGAAGAGGGAACCAAGTACAGGAAGGAGCCCTCTGCTTGTCCCATCTGTGGCAAG GTGTTCTCTTGCAGGAGCAACATGAACAAGCATCTCCTGACTCATGGGGACAAGAAATACACCTGCGAAATCTGCGGACGCAAGTTTTTCCGTGTGGATGTCCTCAGGGACCATATCCATGTGCATTTTAAG GACATTGCTCTGATGGATGAGCAGGAAAGAGTGGACTTCATAAAGAAGATTGGCATTTCTGTGGACGACAGCGATGACAACTCTGAAGATGAGGATGGGAAGGACCCAGAGTACCACAAGTACAGCTGTAAGAAGTGCCAG GTCAGTTTTGGTAAGGGGCGGGACTACCTCAAGCACATCATGGACATACATAAGGAGCGAGGGCATGGCTGTGTGATCTGCAACCGCCGCTTTGCCCTGAAGGCAACCTACAACGCCCATCTGGTCATCCACCGCGAGCAGCTGGTGGACCCTGCGGTGCAGCG CTACATCCACCCATGTGAGATGTGCGGCCGGATCTTCAACAGCATCGGGAACCTGGAAAGACACAAAATCATTCACACAG GAGTGAAGAGCCACAGCTGTAACCAGTGTGGAAAGTCTTTTGCCAGGAAGGACATGTTAAAGGAGCACTTAAGAGTCCATGACAACATCCGGGACTTCCTGTGTGCAGAGTGTGGGAAAG GCATGAAGACCAAACATGCACTCAGGCACCACATGAAGCTTCACAAAGGCATCAAAGAGTACGAATGCAAGGAGTGCAATCGCAAGTTTGCGCAGAAGGTCAATATGCTGAAGCACTACAAGAGGCACACGG GTGTGAAGGACTTCATGTGTGAGCTTTGTGGGAAGACCTTCAGTGAGAGAAacaccatggaaacacacaaACTCATCCACACAG TTGGAAAGACATGGTCTTGTGAGGTGTGTGATAAGAAGTATGTGACTGAGTACATGCTGCAGAAGCACAAACAGCTCACCCATGAGAAAGTGGAGGCTCAAAGCTGCCACATGTGTGGCACCAAGGTGTCTACCCGCGCCTCCATGAATCGCCACTTACGCCGCAAACACCCAGAG GTTGTAACTGTGAGAATTGATGATTTTGAAGATTTCCAGGGAACGTCTACCATTGATGCATCCACAATCAATATTGTGCAG GCCCCTCTCAGCCTGGAAAAGACTGGAGAGAAGCCACCCCGGACACTCCACCCAGctaagaagaagaagcagcagccaccaccaccgccgcctGAGGATTCTGAGATGGGATCTGACACAGACGAGTACAGTGACTACAGTAAGGGGTCAGAGTTCACCACTAACGTGGGCGACGAGACAAGCTCTGCTGTGCAAAGCATACAACAG GTGGTGGTGCTGGCTGAGCCCAGCTCGTCTTCTGATCCGTCTCCCGCTGGCTCAGTGGGATTATCCAGCCTCACAGTGACCCCCATCACCGGGCCAGCATCAGCCCAGTTTACCAGCCTGCAGCCAGTAGCGGTCGGCCACCTGACACCCAGCGAGCGGCCTCTAACACTAGACAGCTCCATTCTTACGGTTACCTTTGACACTGTTAGTGGCACCACCATGCTGCACAACCGGCCCTCCGAACTGCCCGCTGAGTCGGTGGGGTCCAGCGCCACCCCGACAGCAGCAGCTACAGCCACCACCCACGCGGTCACCCACTTCATCAACCTCACCACCTTTGTTAATCCCATTGCTCACCAACTCGAGCAGCCAACGCTGACCTGGAGGTCTGTTGCATCTGCTGAAGGAAACCATGTGAACCCCACCCTCGACAGCACCCAACAAGATGTTCAGGGTGGTCTTTCTCAGGGGTCTGTAGAAGCAACACCCACCACCGTGCAGCAGCAGCCTCCTTCTGAACAAACTCAGGAAATCCAGGTCCAGGCTGCAGGGACTCCACAGCCACCGCCCGCAAGGCCACAGCAGATGTTTACCTACTAG